Proteins from a genomic interval of Syngnathus acus chromosome 4, fSynAcu1.2, whole genome shotgun sequence:
- the eef1db gene encoding eukaryotic translation elongation factor 1 delta b (guanine nucleotide exchange protein) isoform X1 produces MSKEGSKCCDAATPDHNKADSSADPLGKCRNASGFAWQNGGTSSSPESRSSDGDAKSSGKRRRGKKCASNSEKVYGKGKTRENCDGRAGLMALRSECADVWFQRSTYERAESLYQCWLANSSESKGSAPSPPNNSSPGKKALPQDEPESLRSSIQKASESSAAAQSPDEGYRSQAPTPGSTGPQQRALTPTPPHSVNGLPAVLAEMFGEVWLEKPLYDRAEAAFHQNLYANNSSRQSPGSSAPRSGLLPPSVTRAQEGKAEVFHSLHPIQEEEEPAETKRRRQPHLPLRWFLHPDSERVWLDKWRFDAAEMRFHARRGGEASPPNKSRRPKTQTSAESATAGPNKMNSVNFLAQEKIWLDKSRYDEAERRFFERVGASSQSTPKVADAGANAILQDIARARENIQKSLAGSTCSSSGCGAADQELISRIKSLELENKTLNRVVEDLRASLSKLECRVVVLEKSPVAAVSVTAVPATAAPATAAPLAPYTNGTAAQHTGSIAKQQLDQDDDDVDLFGSDDDDQEAEKLKEQRLKEYAERKAKKPAVIAKSSILLDVKPWDDETDMGELERCVRSVQADGLLWGMSKLVPVGYGINKLQISCVVEDDKVGTDMLEEEITKFEDYVQSVDVAAFNKI; encoded by the exons ATGTCAAAGGAGGGCTCCAAGTGTTGCGACGCGGCTACGCCGGACCATAATAAGGCGGACTCTTCCGCCGACCCGCTCGGCAAGTGTCGAAACGCGTCCGGCTTCGCCTGGCAAAATGGGGGTACGTCATCTTCTCCGGAAAGCCGAAGCTCCGACGGTGATGCCAAGTCGAGTGGAAAAAGGCGACGTGGCAAGAAATGCGCGTCCAACTCCGAGAAGGTGTACGGCAAAGGCAAAACCAGAGAGAACTGCGACGGCCGAGCCGGACTGATGGCCCTGCGCTCGGAATGCGCCGACGTTTGGTTTCAACGGAGCACCTACGAGCGAGCGGAGAGCCTTTATCAGTGCTGGCTGGCAAACTCGTCCGAGTCGAAGGGCTCGGCTCCGAGTCCACCAAACAACTCTTCACCTGGGAAGAAAGCTTTGCCGCAAGATGAGCCTGAGTCCCTGCGCTCGAGCATCCAGAAGGCTTCAGAGAGCTCCGCAGCAGCCCAATCGCCCGACGAAGGCTACAGGTCTCAGGCGCCGACTCCCGGTTCCACCGGCCCCCAGCAGAGGGCGCTCACGCCCACCCCTCCCCACTCGGTCAACGGCCTGCCTGCCGTTTTAGCAGAAATGTTTGGAGAGGTGTGGCTGGAGAAGCCGCTGTACGATCGCGCCGAAGCCGCCTTCCACCAAAACCTGTACGCCAACAATTCTTCCAGACAGTCGCCCGGTAGCTCCGCCCCCAGGAGTGGCCTGCTCCCCCCGAGCGTCACCCGAGCGCAAGAGGGCAAAGCCGAGGTTTTCCACTCTCTGCACCCAatccaggaggaggaggagccggCCGAGACCAAGCGCAGGAGGCAGCCCCATCTTCCGCTCCGCTGGTTTCTTCACCCCGACAGCGAGCGGGTGTGGTTGGACAAGTGGCGGTTCGATGCGGCCGAGATGCGTTTCCACGCTCGCCGTGGAGGTGAAGCGTCGCCGCCCAACAAATCTCGCAGGCCCAAAACGCAAACATCCGCAGAATCCGCGACTGCTGGCCCAAA CAAGATGAACTCGGTCAACTTTCTGGCCCAGGAGAAGATCTGGTTGGACAAAAGTCGCTACGATGAGGCGGAGCGACGCTTCTTCGAGCGGGTCGGCGCCTCCTCGCAGTCCACGCCGAAGGTTGCT GATGCGGGAGCGAACGCCATTCTTCAAGACATCGCCCGCGCCCGCGAGAACATTCAGAAGTCACTGGCGGGC AGCACCTGCAGCAGTAGCGGCTGCGGCGCGGCTGATCAAGAACTCATCTCTCGGATCAAAAGCTTGGAGCTGGAGAACAAGACCTTAAATCGAG TGGTGGAAGACCTGAGGGCATCGCTCTCCAAGCTGGAATGTCGAGTCGTCGTCTTGGAGAAAAGCCCGGTGGCTGCGGTGTCGGTCACGGCGGTGCCGGCCACGGCGGCGCCGGCCACGGCGGCTCCTTTGGCGCCTTACACAAAC GGAACTGCTGCGCAGCACACCGGCAGCATCGCAAAACAGCAGCTCGACCAAGACGACGATGACGTGGACCTGTTTGGCAGTGACGACGACGACCAAGAGGCGGAAAAACTCAAAGAGCAGCGCTTGAAAGAGTACGCCGAGCGAaaggccaagaagcccgcagTCATCGCCAAGTCCTCCATCTTACTGGACGTCAAACCG TGGGACGACGAAACAGACATGGGCGAGCTGGAGCGCTGCGTGCGCTCGGTGCAAGCCGACGGTCTGCTGTGGGGGATGTCCAAGCTGGTCCCCGTGGGTTACGGCATCAACAAGCTGCAGATCTCCTGTGTGGTGGAAGATGACAAGGTCGGGACGGAcatgctggaggaggagatcACCAAGTTTGAAGACTAT GTTCAGAGTGTCGACGTCGCCGCTTTCAACAAGATTTAA
- the eef1db gene encoding eukaryotic translation elongation factor 1 delta b (guanine nucleotide exchange protein) isoform X5 — MSKEGSKCCDAATPDHNKADSSADPLGKCRNASGFAWQNGGTSSSPESRSSDGDAKSSGKRRRGKKCASNSEKVYGKGKTRENCDGRAGLMALRSECADVWFQRSTYERAESLYQCWLANSSESKGSAPSPPNNSSPGKKALPQDEPESLRSSIQKASESSAAAQSPDEGYRSQAPTPGSTGPQQRALTPTPPHSVNGLPAVLAEMFGEVWLEKPLYDRAEAAFHQNLYANNSSRQSPGSSAPRSGLLPPSVTRAQEGKAEVFHSLHPIQEEEEPAETKRRRQPHLPLRWFLHPDSERVWLDKWRFDAAEMRFHARRGGEASPPNKSRRPKTQTSAESATAGPNKMNSVNFLAQEKIWLDKSRYDEAERRFFERVGASSQSTPKVADAGANAILQDIARARENIQKSLAGSTCSSSGCGAADQELISRIKSLELENKTLNRVVEDLRASLSKLECRVVVLEKSPVPATAAPLAPYTNHTGSIAKQQLDQDDDDVDLFGSDDDDQEAEKLKEQRLKEYAERKAKKPAVIAKSSILLDVKPWDDETDMGELERCVRSVQADGLLWGMSKLVPVGYGINKLQISCVVEDDKVGTDMLEEEITKFEDYVQSVDVAAFNKI; from the exons ATGTCAAAGGAGGGCTCCAAGTGTTGCGACGCGGCTACGCCGGACCATAATAAGGCGGACTCTTCCGCCGACCCGCTCGGCAAGTGTCGAAACGCGTCCGGCTTCGCCTGGCAAAATGGGGGTACGTCATCTTCTCCGGAAAGCCGAAGCTCCGACGGTGATGCCAAGTCGAGTGGAAAAAGGCGACGTGGCAAGAAATGCGCGTCCAACTCCGAGAAGGTGTACGGCAAAGGCAAAACCAGAGAGAACTGCGACGGCCGAGCCGGACTGATGGCCCTGCGCTCGGAATGCGCCGACGTTTGGTTTCAACGGAGCACCTACGAGCGAGCGGAGAGCCTTTATCAGTGCTGGCTGGCAAACTCGTCCGAGTCGAAGGGCTCGGCTCCGAGTCCACCAAACAACTCTTCACCTGGGAAGAAAGCTTTGCCGCAAGATGAGCCTGAGTCCCTGCGCTCGAGCATCCAGAAGGCTTCAGAGAGCTCCGCAGCAGCCCAATCGCCCGACGAAGGCTACAGGTCTCAGGCGCCGACTCCCGGTTCCACCGGCCCCCAGCAGAGGGCGCTCACGCCCACCCCTCCCCACTCGGTCAACGGCCTGCCTGCCGTTTTAGCAGAAATGTTTGGAGAGGTGTGGCTGGAGAAGCCGCTGTACGATCGCGCCGAAGCCGCCTTCCACCAAAACCTGTACGCCAACAATTCTTCCAGACAGTCGCCCGGTAGCTCCGCCCCCAGGAGTGGCCTGCTCCCCCCGAGCGTCACCCGAGCGCAAGAGGGCAAAGCCGAGGTTTTCCACTCTCTGCACCCAatccaggaggaggaggagccggCCGAGACCAAGCGCAGGAGGCAGCCCCATCTTCCGCTCCGCTGGTTTCTTCACCCCGACAGCGAGCGGGTGTGGTTGGACAAGTGGCGGTTCGATGCGGCCGAGATGCGTTTCCACGCTCGCCGTGGAGGTGAAGCGTCGCCGCCCAACAAATCTCGCAGGCCCAAAACGCAAACATCCGCAGAATCCGCGACTGCTGGCCCAAA CAAGATGAACTCGGTCAACTTTCTGGCCCAGGAGAAGATCTGGTTGGACAAAAGTCGCTACGATGAGGCGGAGCGACGCTTCTTCGAGCGGGTCGGCGCCTCCTCGCAGTCCACGCCGAAGGTTGCT GATGCGGGAGCGAACGCCATTCTTCAAGACATCGCCCGCGCCCGCGAGAACATTCAGAAGTCACTGGCGGGC AGCACCTGCAGCAGTAGCGGCTGCGGCGCGGCTGATCAAGAACTCATCTCTCGGATCAAAAGCTTGGAGCTGGAGAACAAGACCTTAAATCGAG TGGTGGAAGACCTGAGGGCATCGCTCTCCAAGCTGGAATGTCGAGTCGTCGTCTTGGAGAAAAGCCCGGT GCCGGCCACGGCGGCTCCTTTGGCGCCTTACACAAAC CACACCGGCAGCATCGCAAAACAGCAGCTCGACCAAGACGACGATGACGTGGACCTGTTTGGCAGTGACGACGACGACCAAGAGGCGGAAAAACTCAAAGAGCAGCGCTTGAAAGAGTACGCCGAGCGAaaggccaagaagcccgcagTCATCGCCAAGTCCTCCATCTTACTGGACGTCAAACCG TGGGACGACGAAACAGACATGGGCGAGCTGGAGCGCTGCGTGCGCTCGGTGCAAGCCGACGGTCTGCTGTGGGGGATGTCCAAGCTGGTCCCCGTGGGTTACGGCATCAACAAGCTGCAGATCTCCTGTGTGGTGGAAGATGACAAGGTCGGGACGGAcatgctggaggaggagatcACCAAGTTTGAAGACTAT GTTCAGAGTGTCGACGTCGCCGCTTTCAACAAGATTTAA
- the eef1db gene encoding eukaryotic translation elongation factor 1 delta b (guanine nucleotide exchange protein) isoform X4, whose translation MSKEGSKCCDAATPDHNKADSSADPLGKCRNASGFAWQNGGTSSSPESRSSDGDAKSSGKRRRGKKCASNSEKVYGKGKTRENCDGRAGLMALRSECADVWFQRSTYERAESLYQCWLANSSESKGSAPSPPNNSSPGKKALPQDEPESLRSSIQKASESSAAAQSPDEGYRSQAPTPGSTGPQQRALTPTPPHSVNGLPAVLAEMFGEVWLEKPLYDRAEAAFHQNLYANNSSRQSPGSSAPRSGLLPPSVTRAQEGKAEVFHSLHPIQEEEEPAETKRRRQPHLPLRWFLHPDSERVWLDKWRFDAAEMRFHARRGGEASPPNKSRRPKTQTSAESATAGPNKMNSVNFLAQEKIWLDKSRYDEAERRFFERVGASSQSTPKVADAGANAILQDIARARENIQKSLAGSTCSSSGCGAADQELISRIKSLELENKTLNRVVEDLRASLSKLECRVVVLEKSPVAAVPATAAPLAPYTNHTGSIAKQQLDQDDDDVDLFGSDDDDQEAEKLKEQRLKEYAERKAKKPAVIAKSSILLDVKPWDDETDMGELERCVRSVQADGLLWGMSKLVPVGYGINKLQISCVVEDDKVGTDMLEEEITKFEDYVQSVDVAAFNKI comes from the exons ATGTCAAAGGAGGGCTCCAAGTGTTGCGACGCGGCTACGCCGGACCATAATAAGGCGGACTCTTCCGCCGACCCGCTCGGCAAGTGTCGAAACGCGTCCGGCTTCGCCTGGCAAAATGGGGGTACGTCATCTTCTCCGGAAAGCCGAAGCTCCGACGGTGATGCCAAGTCGAGTGGAAAAAGGCGACGTGGCAAGAAATGCGCGTCCAACTCCGAGAAGGTGTACGGCAAAGGCAAAACCAGAGAGAACTGCGACGGCCGAGCCGGACTGATGGCCCTGCGCTCGGAATGCGCCGACGTTTGGTTTCAACGGAGCACCTACGAGCGAGCGGAGAGCCTTTATCAGTGCTGGCTGGCAAACTCGTCCGAGTCGAAGGGCTCGGCTCCGAGTCCACCAAACAACTCTTCACCTGGGAAGAAAGCTTTGCCGCAAGATGAGCCTGAGTCCCTGCGCTCGAGCATCCAGAAGGCTTCAGAGAGCTCCGCAGCAGCCCAATCGCCCGACGAAGGCTACAGGTCTCAGGCGCCGACTCCCGGTTCCACCGGCCCCCAGCAGAGGGCGCTCACGCCCACCCCTCCCCACTCGGTCAACGGCCTGCCTGCCGTTTTAGCAGAAATGTTTGGAGAGGTGTGGCTGGAGAAGCCGCTGTACGATCGCGCCGAAGCCGCCTTCCACCAAAACCTGTACGCCAACAATTCTTCCAGACAGTCGCCCGGTAGCTCCGCCCCCAGGAGTGGCCTGCTCCCCCCGAGCGTCACCCGAGCGCAAGAGGGCAAAGCCGAGGTTTTCCACTCTCTGCACCCAatccaggaggaggaggagccggCCGAGACCAAGCGCAGGAGGCAGCCCCATCTTCCGCTCCGCTGGTTTCTTCACCCCGACAGCGAGCGGGTGTGGTTGGACAAGTGGCGGTTCGATGCGGCCGAGATGCGTTTCCACGCTCGCCGTGGAGGTGAAGCGTCGCCGCCCAACAAATCTCGCAGGCCCAAAACGCAAACATCCGCAGAATCCGCGACTGCTGGCCCAAA CAAGATGAACTCGGTCAACTTTCTGGCCCAGGAGAAGATCTGGTTGGACAAAAGTCGCTACGATGAGGCGGAGCGACGCTTCTTCGAGCGGGTCGGCGCCTCCTCGCAGTCCACGCCGAAGGTTGCT GATGCGGGAGCGAACGCCATTCTTCAAGACATCGCCCGCGCCCGCGAGAACATTCAGAAGTCACTGGCGGGC AGCACCTGCAGCAGTAGCGGCTGCGGCGCGGCTGATCAAGAACTCATCTCTCGGATCAAAAGCTTGGAGCTGGAGAACAAGACCTTAAATCGAG TGGTGGAAGACCTGAGGGCATCGCTCTCCAAGCTGGAATGTCGAGTCGTCGTCTTGGAGAAAAGCCCGGTGGCTGCGGT GCCGGCCACGGCGGCTCCTTTGGCGCCTTACACAAAC CACACCGGCAGCATCGCAAAACAGCAGCTCGACCAAGACGACGATGACGTGGACCTGTTTGGCAGTGACGACGACGACCAAGAGGCGGAAAAACTCAAAGAGCAGCGCTTGAAAGAGTACGCCGAGCGAaaggccaagaagcccgcagTCATCGCCAAGTCCTCCATCTTACTGGACGTCAAACCG TGGGACGACGAAACAGACATGGGCGAGCTGGAGCGCTGCGTGCGCTCGGTGCAAGCCGACGGTCTGCTGTGGGGGATGTCCAAGCTGGTCCCCGTGGGTTACGGCATCAACAAGCTGCAGATCTCCTGTGTGGTGGAAGATGACAAGGTCGGGACGGAcatgctggaggaggagatcACCAAGTTTGAAGACTAT GTTCAGAGTGTCGACGTCGCCGCTTTCAACAAGATTTAA
- the eef1db gene encoding eukaryotic translation elongation factor 1 delta b (guanine nucleotide exchange protein) isoform X2, with amino-acid sequence MSKEGSKCCDAATPDHNKADSSADPLGKCRNASGFAWQNGGTSSSPESRSSDGDAKSSGKRRRGKKCASNSEKVYGKGKTRENCDGRAGLMALRSECADVWFQRSTYERAESLYQCWLANSSESKGSAPSPPNNSSPGKKALPQDEPESLRSSIQKASESSAAAQSPDEGYRSQAPTPGSTGPQQRALTPTPPHSVNGLPAVLAEMFGEVWLEKPLYDRAEAAFHQNLYANNSSRQSPGSSAPRSGLLPPSVTRAQEGKAEVFHSLHPIQEEEEPAETKRRRQPHLPLRWFLHPDSERVWLDKWRFDAAEMRFHARRGGEASPPNKSRRPKTQTSAESATAGPNKMNSVNFLAQEKIWLDKSRYDEAERRFFERVGASSQSTPKVADAGANAILQDIARARENIQKSLAGSTCSSSGCGAADQELISRIKSLELENKTLNRVVEDLRASLSKLECRVVVLEKSPVAAVPATAAPLAPYTNGTAAQHTGSIAKQQLDQDDDDVDLFGSDDDDQEAEKLKEQRLKEYAERKAKKPAVIAKSSILLDVKPWDDETDMGELERCVRSVQADGLLWGMSKLVPVGYGINKLQISCVVEDDKVGTDMLEEEITKFEDYVQSVDVAAFNKI; translated from the exons ATGTCAAAGGAGGGCTCCAAGTGTTGCGACGCGGCTACGCCGGACCATAATAAGGCGGACTCTTCCGCCGACCCGCTCGGCAAGTGTCGAAACGCGTCCGGCTTCGCCTGGCAAAATGGGGGTACGTCATCTTCTCCGGAAAGCCGAAGCTCCGACGGTGATGCCAAGTCGAGTGGAAAAAGGCGACGTGGCAAGAAATGCGCGTCCAACTCCGAGAAGGTGTACGGCAAAGGCAAAACCAGAGAGAACTGCGACGGCCGAGCCGGACTGATGGCCCTGCGCTCGGAATGCGCCGACGTTTGGTTTCAACGGAGCACCTACGAGCGAGCGGAGAGCCTTTATCAGTGCTGGCTGGCAAACTCGTCCGAGTCGAAGGGCTCGGCTCCGAGTCCACCAAACAACTCTTCACCTGGGAAGAAAGCTTTGCCGCAAGATGAGCCTGAGTCCCTGCGCTCGAGCATCCAGAAGGCTTCAGAGAGCTCCGCAGCAGCCCAATCGCCCGACGAAGGCTACAGGTCTCAGGCGCCGACTCCCGGTTCCACCGGCCCCCAGCAGAGGGCGCTCACGCCCACCCCTCCCCACTCGGTCAACGGCCTGCCTGCCGTTTTAGCAGAAATGTTTGGAGAGGTGTGGCTGGAGAAGCCGCTGTACGATCGCGCCGAAGCCGCCTTCCACCAAAACCTGTACGCCAACAATTCTTCCAGACAGTCGCCCGGTAGCTCCGCCCCCAGGAGTGGCCTGCTCCCCCCGAGCGTCACCCGAGCGCAAGAGGGCAAAGCCGAGGTTTTCCACTCTCTGCACCCAatccaggaggaggaggagccggCCGAGACCAAGCGCAGGAGGCAGCCCCATCTTCCGCTCCGCTGGTTTCTTCACCCCGACAGCGAGCGGGTGTGGTTGGACAAGTGGCGGTTCGATGCGGCCGAGATGCGTTTCCACGCTCGCCGTGGAGGTGAAGCGTCGCCGCCCAACAAATCTCGCAGGCCCAAAACGCAAACATCCGCAGAATCCGCGACTGCTGGCCCAAA CAAGATGAACTCGGTCAACTTTCTGGCCCAGGAGAAGATCTGGTTGGACAAAAGTCGCTACGATGAGGCGGAGCGACGCTTCTTCGAGCGGGTCGGCGCCTCCTCGCAGTCCACGCCGAAGGTTGCT GATGCGGGAGCGAACGCCATTCTTCAAGACATCGCCCGCGCCCGCGAGAACATTCAGAAGTCACTGGCGGGC AGCACCTGCAGCAGTAGCGGCTGCGGCGCGGCTGATCAAGAACTCATCTCTCGGATCAAAAGCTTGGAGCTGGAGAACAAGACCTTAAATCGAG TGGTGGAAGACCTGAGGGCATCGCTCTCCAAGCTGGAATGTCGAGTCGTCGTCTTGGAGAAAAGCCCGGTGGCTGCGGT GCCGGCCACGGCGGCTCCTTTGGCGCCTTACACAAAC GGAACTGCTGCGCAGCACACCGGCAGCATCGCAAAACAGCAGCTCGACCAAGACGACGATGACGTGGACCTGTTTGGCAGTGACGACGACGACCAAGAGGCGGAAAAACTCAAAGAGCAGCGCTTGAAAGAGTACGCCGAGCGAaaggccaagaagcccgcagTCATCGCCAAGTCCTCCATCTTACTGGACGTCAAACCG TGGGACGACGAAACAGACATGGGCGAGCTGGAGCGCTGCGTGCGCTCGGTGCAAGCCGACGGTCTGCTGTGGGGGATGTCCAAGCTGGTCCCCGTGGGTTACGGCATCAACAAGCTGCAGATCTCCTGTGTGGTGGAAGATGACAAGGTCGGGACGGAcatgctggaggaggagatcACCAAGTTTGAAGACTAT GTTCAGAGTGTCGACGTCGCCGCTTTCAACAAGATTTAA
- the eef1db gene encoding eukaryotic translation elongation factor 1 delta b (guanine nucleotide exchange protein) isoform X3 has product MSKEGSKCCDAATPDHNKADSSADPLGKCRNASGFAWQNGGTSSSPESRSSDGDAKSSGKRRRGKKCASNSEKVYGKGKTRENCDGRAGLMALRSECADVWFQRSTYERAESLYQCWLANSSESKGSAPSPPNNSSPGKKALPQDEPESLRSSIQKASESSAAAQSPDEGYRSQAPTPGSTGPQQRALTPTPPHSVNGLPAVLAEMFGEVWLEKPLYDRAEAAFHQNLYANNSSRQSPGSSAPRSGLLPPSVTRAQEGKAEVFHSLHPIQEEEEPAETKRRRQPHLPLRWFLHPDSERVWLDKWRFDAAEMRFHARRGGEASPPNKSRRPKTQTSAESATAGPNKMNSVNFLAQEKIWLDKSRYDEAERRFFERVGASSQSTPKVADAGANAILQDIARARENIQKSLAGSTCSSSGCGAADQELISRIKSLELENKTLNRVVEDLRASLSKLECRVVVLEKSPVPATAAPLAPYTNGTAAQHTGSIAKQQLDQDDDDVDLFGSDDDDQEAEKLKEQRLKEYAERKAKKPAVIAKSSILLDVKPWDDETDMGELERCVRSVQADGLLWGMSKLVPVGYGINKLQISCVVEDDKVGTDMLEEEITKFEDYVQSVDVAAFNKI; this is encoded by the exons ATGTCAAAGGAGGGCTCCAAGTGTTGCGACGCGGCTACGCCGGACCATAATAAGGCGGACTCTTCCGCCGACCCGCTCGGCAAGTGTCGAAACGCGTCCGGCTTCGCCTGGCAAAATGGGGGTACGTCATCTTCTCCGGAAAGCCGAAGCTCCGACGGTGATGCCAAGTCGAGTGGAAAAAGGCGACGTGGCAAGAAATGCGCGTCCAACTCCGAGAAGGTGTACGGCAAAGGCAAAACCAGAGAGAACTGCGACGGCCGAGCCGGACTGATGGCCCTGCGCTCGGAATGCGCCGACGTTTGGTTTCAACGGAGCACCTACGAGCGAGCGGAGAGCCTTTATCAGTGCTGGCTGGCAAACTCGTCCGAGTCGAAGGGCTCGGCTCCGAGTCCACCAAACAACTCTTCACCTGGGAAGAAAGCTTTGCCGCAAGATGAGCCTGAGTCCCTGCGCTCGAGCATCCAGAAGGCTTCAGAGAGCTCCGCAGCAGCCCAATCGCCCGACGAAGGCTACAGGTCTCAGGCGCCGACTCCCGGTTCCACCGGCCCCCAGCAGAGGGCGCTCACGCCCACCCCTCCCCACTCGGTCAACGGCCTGCCTGCCGTTTTAGCAGAAATGTTTGGAGAGGTGTGGCTGGAGAAGCCGCTGTACGATCGCGCCGAAGCCGCCTTCCACCAAAACCTGTACGCCAACAATTCTTCCAGACAGTCGCCCGGTAGCTCCGCCCCCAGGAGTGGCCTGCTCCCCCCGAGCGTCACCCGAGCGCAAGAGGGCAAAGCCGAGGTTTTCCACTCTCTGCACCCAatccaggaggaggaggagccggCCGAGACCAAGCGCAGGAGGCAGCCCCATCTTCCGCTCCGCTGGTTTCTTCACCCCGACAGCGAGCGGGTGTGGTTGGACAAGTGGCGGTTCGATGCGGCCGAGATGCGTTTCCACGCTCGCCGTGGAGGTGAAGCGTCGCCGCCCAACAAATCTCGCAGGCCCAAAACGCAAACATCCGCAGAATCCGCGACTGCTGGCCCAAA CAAGATGAACTCGGTCAACTTTCTGGCCCAGGAGAAGATCTGGTTGGACAAAAGTCGCTACGATGAGGCGGAGCGACGCTTCTTCGAGCGGGTCGGCGCCTCCTCGCAGTCCACGCCGAAGGTTGCT GATGCGGGAGCGAACGCCATTCTTCAAGACATCGCCCGCGCCCGCGAGAACATTCAGAAGTCACTGGCGGGC AGCACCTGCAGCAGTAGCGGCTGCGGCGCGGCTGATCAAGAACTCATCTCTCGGATCAAAAGCTTGGAGCTGGAGAACAAGACCTTAAATCGAG TGGTGGAAGACCTGAGGGCATCGCTCTCCAAGCTGGAATGTCGAGTCGTCGTCTTGGAGAAAAGCCCGGT GCCGGCCACGGCGGCTCCTTTGGCGCCTTACACAAAC GGAACTGCTGCGCAGCACACCGGCAGCATCGCAAAACAGCAGCTCGACCAAGACGACGATGACGTGGACCTGTTTGGCAGTGACGACGACGACCAAGAGGCGGAAAAACTCAAAGAGCAGCGCTTGAAAGAGTACGCCGAGCGAaaggccaagaagcccgcagTCATCGCCAAGTCCTCCATCTTACTGGACGTCAAACCG TGGGACGACGAAACAGACATGGGCGAGCTGGAGCGCTGCGTGCGCTCGGTGCAAGCCGACGGTCTGCTGTGGGGGATGTCCAAGCTGGTCCCCGTGGGTTACGGCATCAACAAGCTGCAGATCTCCTGTGTGGTGGAAGATGACAAGGTCGGGACGGAcatgctggaggaggagatcACCAAGTTTGAAGACTAT GTTCAGAGTGTCGACGTCGCCGCTTTCAACAAGATTTAA